A part of Escherichia marmotae genomic DNA contains:
- the rnk gene encoding nucleoside diphosphate kinase regulator — translation MSRPTIIINDLDAERIDILLEQPAYAGLPVADALNAELDRAQMCSPEDMPHDVVTMNSRVKFRNLSDGEVRVRTLVYPAKMTDSNTQLSVMAPVGAALLGLRVGDTIHWELPGGVTTHLEVLELEYQPEAAGEYLL, via the coding sequence ATGTCCAGACCAACTATCATCATTAACGACCTGGATGCCGAACGCATCGATATTCTGCTGGAGCAACCCGCCTACGCCGGTTTGCCAGTCGCTGACGCGTTAAACGCAGAGTTGGATCGCGCCCAAATGTGTTCGCCAGAAGATATGCCACACGATGTGGTGACGATGAACAGCCGGGTTAAATTCCGCAATCTTAGCGATGGCGAAGTGCGTGTGCGCACGCTGGTGTATCCGGCCAAAATGACCGACAGCAATACTCAGCTTTCCGTTATGGCTCCGGTTGGAGCCGCACTGCTGGGGCTGCGCGTTGGCGACACCATTCACTGGGAACTTCCGGGCGGCGTTACCACCCACCTTGAAGTGCTGGAACTCGAATACCAGCCAGAAGCCGCTGGCGAATACCTGCTTTAA
- the citX gene encoding citrate lyase holo-[acyl-carrier protein] synthase gives MHLLPELASHHAVSIPELLISRDERQARQHAWLKRHPVPLVSFTVVAPGPIKDSEVTRRIFNHGVTALHALAAKQGWQIQEQAALVSASGPEGMLSIAAPARDLKLATIELEHSHPLRRLWDIDVLTPEGEILSRRNYSLPPRRCLLCEQSAAVCARGKTHQLTDLLNRMEALLNDVDACNVN, from the coding sequence ATGCACCTGCTCCCTGAACTCGCCAGCCACCATGCGGTTTCGATTCCCGAGTTGCTCATCAGCCGGGATGAAAGGCAAGCACGGCAACACGCCTGGCTCAAGCGCCATCCTGTTCCACTGGTCTCCTTTACCGTGGTTGCGCCTGGGCCGATTAAAGACAGCGAGGTCACACGCCGTATTTTTAATCATGGCGTAACTGCCCTGCATGCCTTAGCCGCAAAACAGGGCTGGCAAATTCAGGAGCAGGCTGCACTGGTTTCTGCCAGCGGGCCGGAGGGCATGTTGAGCATTGCCGCCCCGGCTCGCGACCTCAAGCTCGCGACCATTGAGCTTGAGCATAGTCATCCTCTCAGGCGTTTGTGGGATATCGATGTGCTGACGCCCGAAGGCGAAATTCTCTCCCGCCGCAATTATTCACTACCGCCTCGCCGCTGCCTGTTGTGCGAACAAAGCGCGGCTGTTTGCGCGCGTGGGAAAACCCATCAACTGACCGATTTACTCAACCGCATGGAGGCGCTGCTGAACGATGTCGATGCCTGCAACGTCAACTAA
- the dpiB gene encoding sensor histidine kinase DpiB: MLQFNENKQFAFFQRLAFPLRIFLLILVFSIFVIAALAQYFTASFEDYLTLHVRDMAMNQAKIIASNDSIITAVKTRDYKRLATIANKLQRDTDFDYVVIGDRDSIRLYHPNPEKIGHPMQFTKPGALEKGESYFITGKGSIGMAMRAKTPIFDDDDNVIGVVSVGYLVSKIDSWRAEFLLPMAGVFVVLLGILMLLSWFLAAHIRRQMMGMEPKQIARVVRQQEALFSSVYEGLIAVDPHGYITAINRNARKMLGLSSPGRQWLGRPIAEVVRPADFFIEQIDEKRQDVVTNFNGLSVIANREAIRSGDDLLGAIISFRSKDEISTLNAQLTQIKQYVESLRTLRHEHLNWMSTLNGLLQMKEYDRVLAMVQGESQAQQQLIDSLREAFVDRQVAGLLFGKVQRARELGLKMTIVPGSQLSQLPPGLDSTEFAAIVGNLLDNAFEASLRNDKGNKIVELYLSDEGDYVVIEVADQGCGVPESLRDKIFEQGVSTRADEPGEHGIGLYLIASYVTRCGGVITLEDNDPCGTLFSIYIPKVKPNDSSINSIDR, encoded by the coding sequence ATGTTGCAGTTTAATGAGAATAAACAGTTTGCTTTTTTCCAACGACTGGCATTTCCGCTGCGTATCTTCCTGCTGATTCTGGTGTTCTCAATATTTGTCATCGCAGCACTGGCGCAATATTTTACGGCCAGTTTCGAGGACTATTTAACGCTCCATGTGCGTGACATGGCAATGAATCAGGCAAAAATTATTGCCTCCAATGACAGCATCATCACGGCGGTTAAAACGCGTGACTACAAACGACTGGCGACCATTGCCAACAAGTTACAAAGAGATACTGATTTCGATTATGTGGTGATTGGCGACCGCGACTCGATCCGCCTTTACCATCCTAATCCGGAGAAAATTGGTCATCCTATGCAATTCACCAAACCCGGCGCACTGGAGAAAGGAGAGAGTTACTTCATTACGGGTAAAGGGTCGATAGGTATGGCGATGCGCGCCAAAACACCGATCTTTGATGATGATGACAACGTCATCGGCGTGGTGTCGGTGGGTTATCTGGTCAGTAAAATCGATAGCTGGCGCGCCGAATTTTTATTACCGATGGCAGGCGTGTTTGTCGTGCTGTTGGGCATTCTGATGCTGTTATCGTGGTTCTTAGCCGCGCATATTCGCCGCCAGATGATGGGGATGGAACCGAAGCAAATTGCGCGCGTGGTTCGTCAGCAAGAGGCGCTATTTAGTTCTGTTTATGAAGGACTGATTGCGGTGGATCCACACGGTTACATTACCGCCATCAACCGTAACGCAAGAAAGATGCTGGGGCTGAGTTCTCCCGGACGGCAGTGGCTGGGCAGACCCATTGCTGAAGTGGTCAGGCCCGCCGATTTCTTCATCGAGCAGATTGATGAAAAACGCCAGGATGTGGTGACAAATTTTAACGGCCTGAGCGTCATTGCTAATCGGGAAGCTATTCGTTCTGGTGATGATTTGCTGGGGGCAATAATCAGCTTTCGTAGTAAAGACGAAATTTCCACCCTTAATGCGCAACTGACGCAAATTAAACAATACGTCGAAAGCCTGCGCACATTGCGTCATGAACATCTCAATTGGATGTCTACGCTCAATGGTCTGTTGCAAATGAAAGAGTATGATCGCGTGCTGGCGATGGTTCAGGGAGAGTCTCAGGCTCAGCAACAGCTTATTGACAGCCTGCGCGAGGCATTTGTCGATCGCCAGGTGGCGGGGTTGCTGTTTGGTAAAGTGCAGCGCGCTCGTGAACTGGGGCTAAAAATGACAATCGTCCCCGGCAGCCAGCTTTCCCAACTGCCGCCAGGGCTGGACAGCACTGAGTTTGCGGCGATTGTGGGCAACTTACTCGACAATGCCTTCGAAGCCAGTCTGCGCAACGATAAAGGGAATAAGATCGTCGAATTATATCTGAGCGACGAAGGCGATTATGTGGTGATTGAAGTGGCCGATCAGGGTTGCGGCGTCCCAGAGTCTCTGCGCGACAAAATATTTGAGCAGGGCGTCAGTACGCGTGCTGATGAACCCGGTGAGCATGGCATTGGGTTGTATCTTATTGCCAGCTATGTAACGCGCTGCGGGGGAGTTATCACTCTCGAAGATAATGATCCCTGCGGTACTTTATTTTCAATCTATATTCCGAAAGTGAAACCTAATGACAGCTCCATTAACTCTATTGATCGTTGA
- the uspG gene encoding universal stress protein UspG, translating to MYKTIIMPVDVFEMELSDKAVRHAEFLAQDDGVIHLLHVLPGAASLSLHRFAADVRRFEEHLQHEAEERLQTMVGHFTIDPSRIKPHVRFGSVRDEVNELAKELNADVVVIGSRNPSISTHLLGSNASSVIRHAHLPVLVVR from the coding sequence ATGTACAAAACAATCATTATGCCAGTAGACGTATTTGAAATGGAATTAAGCGACAAAGCCGTTCGTCACGCTGAATTTCTCGCCCAGGATGATGGTGTAATTCATTTACTCCATGTATTACCAGGCGCTGCAAGCCTTAGTCTGCACCGTTTTGCTGCCGATGTGCGTCGTTTCGAAGAGCATTTGCAACATGAGGCGGAAGAGCGCCTGCAGACAATGGTGGGTCATTTCACTATTGATCCCTCCCGTATCAAACCACATGTCCGTTTTGGTAGCGTGAGAGATGAGGTGAATGAATTAGCCAAAGAACTGAATGCGGATGTTGTGGTTATCGGTTCGCGTAATCCATCAATTTCAACCCATCTGTTAGGTTCTAACGCTTCCAGCGTGATCCGCCACGCCCATCTGCCTGTATTAGTCGTTCGTTAA
- the citG gene encoding triphosphoribosyl-dephospho-CoA synthase CitG yields MSMPATSTKTTKLAASLIDDYALLGWRAMLTEVNLSPKPGLVDRINCGAHKDMALEDFHRSALAIQGWLPRFIEFGACSAEMAPEAVLNGLRPIGMACEGDMFRATAGVNTHKGSIFSLGLLCAAIGRLHQLNQPVTPKTVCATAASFCRGLTDRELRTNNQQLTAGQRLYQQLGLTGARGEAEAGYPLVINHALPHYLTLLDQGLDPELALLDTLLLLMAMNGDTNVASRGGEGGLRWLQRQAQTLLQKGGIRTPADLDYLRQFDRECIERNLSPGGSADLLILTWFLAQI; encoded by the coding sequence ATGTCGATGCCTGCAACGTCAACTAAAACCACAAAGCTTGCTGCGTCATTAATCGATGACTACGCCCTGCTGGGCTGGCGCGCCATGCTGACTGAAGTCAATCTGTCACCAAAACCTGGCCTGGTGGATCGCATTAACTGCGGTGCGCACAAAGATATGGCGCTGGAAGATTTCCACCGTAGCGCACTGGCAATTCAGGGCTGGTTACCGCGTTTCATTGAATTTGGTGCCTGTAGCGCAGAAATGGCACCGGAAGCGGTACTCAACGGATTACGCCCAATTGGTATGGCCTGCGAAGGCGATATGTTCCGCGCCACTGCGGGCGTAAACACCCATAAAGGCAGCATTTTTTCTTTAGGGCTACTGTGTGCGGCGATTGGTCGTTTGCATCAGCTCAACCAGCCGGTAACGCCCAAAACCGTTTGTGCGACGGCGGCAAGTTTCTGCCGCGGTCTGACCGATCGCGAACTACGTACCAATAATCAACAACTGACGGCAGGTCAACGGTTGTATCAACAACTTGGCCTAACCGGCGCGCGCGGCGAAGCCGAAGCGGGTTATCCGCTGGTGATCAACCACGCCCTGCCGCACTACCTCACTCTGCTGGATCAGGGGTTAGATCCTGAACTGGCATTGCTCGATACCTTACTGCTGCTGATGGCGATGAACGGCGATACCAACGTTGCATCACGCGGTGGCGAAGGGGGGCTGCGCTGGCTACAACGCCAGGCGCAAACACTATTGCAAAAAGGGGGCATCCGAACCCCCGCCGATCTCGATTATCTCCGGCAGTTCGACAGGGAGTGTATCGAACGAAATCTCAGCCCAGGCGGCAGCGCCGACCTGCTGATTCTTACCTGGTTTTTAGCACAGATTTAA
- the citC gene encoding [citrate (pro-3S)-lyase] ligase, with protein MFGNDIFTRVKRSENKKMAEIAQFLHENDLSVDTTVEVFITVTRNEKLIACGGIAGNIIKCVAISESVRGEGLALTLATELINLAYERHCTHLFIYTKTEYEALFRQCGFSTLTSVPGMMVLMENSATRLKRYAESLKKFRHEGKKIGCIVMNANPFTNGHRYLIQQAAAQCDWLHLFLVKEDSSRFPYEDRLDLVLKGTADIPRLTVHRGSEYIISRATFPCYFIKEQSVINHCYTEIDLKIFRQYLAPALGVTHRFVGTEPYCRVTTQYNQDMRYWLETPTISAPPIELVEIERLRYQEMPISASRVRQLLVKNDLTAIAPLVPTATLHYLQNLLEHSRHDAAVRQKTPA; from the coding sequence ATGTTCGGCAATGATATTTTCACCCGGGTAAAACGTTCAGAAAATAAAAAAATGGCGGAAATCGCGCAATTTCTACATGAAAATGATTTGAGCGTTGACACAACAGTCGAAGTATTTATTACCGTAACCCGCAATGAAAAACTTATCGCTTGCGGTGGAATTGCCGGAAATATTATTAAGTGCGTGGCTATCAGTGAATCTGTTCGCGGTGAAGGACTGGCGCTGACATTAGCCACCGAACTAATAAACCTAGCCTATGAACGGCACTGCACACATCTGTTTATTTATACCAAAACCGAATACGAAGCGCTGTTCCGCCAGTGCGGTTTCTCCACGCTGACCAGCGTACCAGGCATGATGGTACTGATGGAAAACAGTGCCACGCGGCTGAAACGCTATGCTGAATCGCTGAAAAAATTTCGTCATGAAGGGAAGAAGATTGGCTGCATAGTGATGAACGCCAATCCCTTTACTAACGGCCACCGTTATCTGATTCAACAAGCCGCAGCACAGTGCGACTGGCTGCATCTATTTTTAGTCAAAGAAGATTCTTCGCGCTTTCCCTATGAAGACCGGCTGGATTTGGTGTTGAAAGGCACCGCTGATATTCCGCGCCTGACAGTGCATCGCGGTTCCGAGTACATCATTTCCCGCGCCACGTTCCCTTGCTACTTCATTAAAGAACAGAGCGTCATTAACCATTGTTACACCGAAATTGATCTGAAGATTTTCCGTCAGTACCTCGCTCCTGCGCTTGGCGTAACTCACCGCTTTGTCGGTACTGAACCGTATTGTCGCGTGACCACCCAGTACAACCAGGATATGCGCTACTGGCTGGAAACACCGACTATCTCAGCACCGCCCATCGAACTGGTTGAAATTGAGCGACTGCGTTACCAGGAGATGCCGATATCCGCTTCACGGGTGCGCCAACTACTGGTGAAAAACGATCTCACGGCTATCGCGCCGCTGGTCCCGACAGCCACGCTGCATTACTTGCAGAATCTGCTTGAACACTCCCGCCACGACGCGGCAGTTCGTCAAAAGACCCCCGCATAA
- the citF gene encoding citrate lyase subunit alpha produces MTHKIEQSQRQERVAAWNRHAECDLAAFQNSPKQTYQAEKARDRKLCANLEEAIRRSGLQDGMTVSFHHAFRGGDLTVNMVMDVIAKMGFKNLTLASSSLSDCHAPLVEHIRQGVVTRIYTSGLRGPLAEEISRGLLAEPVQIHSHGGRVHLVQSGELNIDVAFLGVPSCDEFGNANGYTGKACCGSLGYAMVDADNAKQVVMLTEELLPYPHNPASIEQDQVDLIVKVDRVGDAAKIGAGATRMTTNPRELLIARSAADVIVNSGYFKEGFSMQTGTGGASLAVTRFLEDKMRSRDIRADFALGGITATMVDLHEKGLIRKLLDVQSFDSHAAQSLARNPNHIEISANQYANWGSKGASVDRLDVVVLSALEIDTQFNVNVLTGSDGVLRGASGGHCDTAIASALSIIVAPLVRGRIPTLVDNVLTCITPGSSVDILVTDLGIAVNPARPELAERLQEAGIKVVSIEWLRERARLLTGEPQPIEFTDRVVAVVRYRDGSVIDVVHQVKE; encoded by the coding sequence ATGACGCATAAAATTGAACAATCTCAACGACAAGAACGGGTAGCGGCCTGGAATCGTCACGCTGAATGCGATCTTGCCGCTTTCCAGAACTCACCGAAACAAACTTATCAGGCAGAAAAAGCGCGCGATCGCAAACTGTGCGCCAACCTGGAAGAAGCGATTCGTCGTTCTGGTTTGCAAGATGGCATGACCGTCTCTTTCCACCACGCTTTCCGCGGTGGTGACCTGACCGTCAACATGGTGATGGACGTCATCGCGAAAATGGGCTTTAAAAACCTGACCCTGGCATCCAGTTCCCTGAGTGATTGCCACGCGCCACTGGTAGAACATATTCGTCAGGGCGTGGTAACCCGTATTTATACTTCCGGTCTGCGCGGCCCACTGGCAGAAGAAATCTCCCGTGGTCTGCTGGCTGAACCAGTGCAAATCCACTCCCACGGCGGTCGTGTGCATTTGGTGCAGAGCGGTGAACTGAACATCGATGTGGCCTTCCTCGGCGTCCCATCCTGTGATGAGTTCGGTAATGCCAACGGCTACACTGGCAAAGCCTGCTGCGGCTCCCTCGGCTATGCGATGGTCGATGCCGACAATGCAAAACAGGTCGTGATGCTCACCGAAGAGCTGCTGCCTTATCCGCATAACCCGGCAAGCATTGAACAGGATCAGGTTGATCTGATCGTCAAAGTTGATCGTGTTGGTGATGCCGCGAAAATCGGCGCTGGCGCGACCCGTATGACCACGAACCCGCGCGAACTGCTGATTGCCCGCAGCGCCGCGGACGTGATTGTCAACTCCGGCTACTTCAAAGAAGGTTTCTCCATGCAAACCGGCACCGGCGGCGCATCGCTGGCGGTAACGCGTTTCCTGGAAGACAAAATGCGTAGCCGTGACATTCGCGCCGATTTCGCCCTCGGCGGCATCACCGCCACGATGGTTGATCTGCATGAAAAAGGTCTGATCCGCAAACTGTTGGACGTACAGAGCTTTGACAGCCACGCCGCACAATCACTGGCCCGTAACCCGAATCACATCGAAATCAGCGCCAACCAGTATGCCAACTGGGGTTCTAAAGGTGCATCAGTTGATCGTCTCGATGTAGTGGTACTGAGCGCGCTGGAAATTGACACCCAGTTCAACGTTAACGTGCTGACTGGTTCTGACGGCGTACTGCGCGGTGCTTCCGGCGGTCACTGCGATACCGCAATTGCCTCTGCGCTTTCCATCATCGTCGCGCCACTGGTTCGCGGTCGTATTCCAACTCTGGTGGATAACGTGCTGACCTGCATTACCCCTGGCTCCAGCGTCGATATTCTGGTCACCGACCTCGGTATCGCTGTTAACCCGGCACGTCCGGAACTGGCAGAACGTCTGCAGGAAGCGGGAATTAAAGTGGTTTCCATTGAGTGGCTGCGTGAACGTGCGCGTCTGCTGACCGGTGAACCACAGCCGATTGAATTCACCGACCGCGTCGTTGCCGTCGTGCGTTACCGCGATGGCTCGGTGATTGATGTTGTACATCAGGTGAAGGAATAA
- the citD gene encoding citrate lyase acyl carrier protein, whose amino-acid sequence MKINQPAVAGTLESGDVMIRIAPLDTQDIDLQINSSVEKQFGDAIRSTILDVLARYNVRGVQLNVDDKGALDCILRARLEALLARASGIPALPWEDCQ is encoded by the coding sequence ATGAAAATAAACCAGCCCGCCGTTGCAGGCACCCTAGAGTCTGGGGATGTGATGATACGCATCGCCCCACTCGATACGCAGGATATCGACCTGCAAATCAACAGCAGCGTTGAGAAACAGTTTGGCGATGCAATTCGTAGCACCATTCTGGACGTTCTTGCCCGCTATAACGTGCGCGGCGTACAGCTAAATGTCGATGACAAAGGCGCACTGGACTGCATTTTACGTGCACGACTGGAAGCTCTGCTGGCGCGCGCCAGCGGTATCCCGGCTCTGCCATGGGAGGATTGCCAATGA
- the rna gene encoding ribonuclease I has translation MKAFWRNAALLTASLLPLSSANAVALQAKQYGDFDRYVLALSWQTGFCQSQHDRNRNERDECRLQTETTNKADFLTVHGLWPGLPKSVAARGVDERRWMRFGCATRPIPNLPEARASRMCSSPETGLSLETAAKLSEVMPGAGGRSCLERYEYAKHGACFGFDPDAYFGTMVRLNQEIKESDAGKFLAENYGKTVSRNDFDAAFAKSWGKENVKAVKLTCQGNPAYLTEIQISLKADAINAPLSANSFLPQPHPGNCGKAFVIDKAGYQ, from the coding sequence ATGAAAGCATTCTGGCGTAACGCCGCTTTACTGACGGCTTCTCTGCTCCCCTTATCTTCAGCTAACGCCGTGGCGTTACAGGCAAAACAGTACGGCGATTTTGATCGCTATGTGCTGGCTCTTTCCTGGCAAACCGGATTTTGCCAAAGCCAGCACGATCGCAATCGTAACGAACGCGATGAATGTCGTCTGCAAACCGAAACGACCAACAAAGCTGATTTCTTGACCGTACACGGCCTGTGGCCTGGGTTGCCAAAGTCGGTTGCGGCACGCGGTGTTGATGAACGCCGCTGGATGCGCTTTGGCTGCGCCACCCGCCCAATCCCAAACTTGCCAGAGGCACGCGCCAGCCGAATGTGTTCGTCACCGGAAACGGGGTTGTCGCTGGAAACGGCAGCTAAACTAAGTGAAGTGATGCCCGGCGCGGGTGGGCGTTCCTGCCTGGAACGTTACGAATATGCGAAACACGGCGCCTGTTTTGGTTTCGATCCGGACGCTTACTTCGGCACGATGGTGCGTCTGAATCAAGAAATCAAAGAAAGCGACGCTGGAAAATTTCTCGCTGAAAACTATGGTAAAACCGTGAGTCGAAATGACTTTGACGCCGCCTTCGCCAAAAGCTGGGGGAAAGAGAACGTCAAAGCGGTCAAGTTAACGTGTCAGGGTAATCCGGCATATTTGACTGAAATCCAGATTTCACTCAAAGCTGACGCCATCAACGCACCGCTTTCCGCAAACTCATTCTTGCCACAACCACATCCCGGTAACTGTGGCAAAGCCTTTGTGATTGATAAAGCGGGCTATCAATAA
- the yldA gene encoding small membrane protein YldA: MSEALGITAFYIFIAAIIVVAVLYLEQHW; encoded by the coding sequence ATGAGTGAAGCTCTTGGTATTACAGCGTTTTATATTTTCATCGCAGCAATAATTGTTGTAGCGGTGCTATACCTTGAGCAACACTGGTAG
- the citE gene encoding citrate (pro-3S)-lyase subunit beta codes for MISASLQQRKTRTRRSMLFVPGANAAMVSNSFIYPADALMFDLEDSVALREKDTARRMVYHALQHPLYRDIETIVRVNALDSEWGVNDLEAVVRGGADVVRLPKTDTAQDVLDIEKEILRIEKACGREPGSTGLLAAIESPLGITRAVEIAHASERLIGIALGAEDYVRNLRTERSPEGTELLFARCSILQAARSAGIQAFDTVYSDANNEAGFLQEAAHIKQLGFDGKSLINPRQIDLLHNLYAPTQKEVDHARRVVEAAEAAAREGLGVVSLNGKMVDGPVIDRARLVLSRAELSGIREE; via the coding sequence ATGATTTCCGCTTCGTTGCAACAACGTAAAACCCGCACCCGCCGCAGCATGTTGTTCGTACCTGGCGCTAATGCCGCGATGGTCAGCAACTCTTTCATCTACCCGGCTGATGCCCTGATGTTCGATCTCGAAGACTCCGTGGCACTGCGCGAAAAAGACACCGCTCGCCGCATGGTCTACCACGCGCTGCAACACCCACTGTATCGCGATATCGAAACCATCGTGCGTGTTAACGCGCTGGATTCTGAATGGGGCGTTAACGACCTGGAAGCTGTCGTTCGCGGCGGCGCAGACGTTGTACGTCTGCCGAAAACCGATACCGCTCAGGACGTTCTGGATATCGAGAAAGAAATCCTGCGCATTGAAAAAGCCTGCGGTCGTGAACCGGGTAGTACCGGTCTGCTGGCAGCGATTGAATCTCCGCTGGGCATTACCCGCGCGGTAGAAATCGCTCACGCTTCCGAGCGCTTAATCGGTATCGCGCTGGGCGCAGAGGACTATGTGCGCAACCTGCGTACAGAACGCTCCCCGGAAGGAACTGAGCTGTTGTTTGCTCGCTGCTCCATTTTGCAGGCCGCGCGCTCTGCCGGTATTCAGGCGTTTGACACCGTCTATTCCGACGCCAACAACGAAGCCGGATTCCTGCAAGAAGCTGCCCACATCAAGCAACTGGGCTTTGATGGCAAATCGCTGATCAACCCGCGTCAGATTGATCTGCTGCACAACCTCTACGCACCAACCCAGAAAGAAGTGGATCACGCACGCCGCGTCGTAGAAGCCGCTGAAGCCGCTGCTCGCGAAGGCCTCGGTGTGGTTTCTCTGAACGGCAAGATGGTTGACGGTCCGGTTATCGATCGCGCCCGTCTGGTGCTCTCCCGCGCAGAACTTTCCGGCATCCGCGAAGAATAA
- the citT gene encoding citrate/succinate antiporter CitT has product MSLAKDKIWKLLAPLVVMGVMFLIPVPDGMPPQAWHYFAVFVAMIVGMILEPIPATAISFIAVTICVIGSNYLLFDAKELANPAFNAQKQALKWGLAGFSSTTVWLVFGAFIFALGYEVSGLGRRIALFLVKFMGKRTLTLGYAIVIIDILLAPFTPSNTARTGGTVFPVIKNLPPLFKSFPNDPSARRIGGYLMWMMVISTSLSSSMFVTGAAPNVLGLEFVSKIAGIQISWLQWFLCFLPVGVILLIIAPWLSYVLYKPEVTHSEEVATWAGDELKTMGRLTRREWTLIGLVLLSLGLWVFGSEVINATAVGLLAVSLMLALHVVPWKDITRYNSAWNTLVNLATLVVMANGLTRSGFIDWFANTMSTHLEGFSPNATVIVLVLVFYFAHYLFASLSAHTATMLPVILAVGKGIPGVPMEQLCILLVLSIGIMGCLTPYATGPGVIIYGCGYVKSKDYWRLGAIFGVIYIAMLLLVGWPILAMWN; this is encoded by the coding sequence ATGTCTTTAGCAAAAGATAAGATATGGAAATTATTGGCCCCACTGGTGGTGATGGGCGTCATGTTTCTTATCCCTGTACCCGACGGTATGCCGCCGCAGGCATGGCATTACTTCGCCGTGTTTGTGGCAATGATTGTCGGTATGATCCTCGAGCCAATTCCGGCAACAGCAATCAGTTTTATTGCAGTAACTATTTGTGTTATTGGCAGTAATTATCTGCTCTTTGACGCCAAAGAATTAGCTAACCCCGCTTTTAATGCCCAAAAACAGGCGCTGAAATGGGGACTGGCTGGTTTTTCCAGTACCACTGTCTGGTTGGTATTTGGCGCATTTATCTTTGCATTAGGGTATGAAGTTTCCGGATTAGGTCGTCGTATCGCCCTTTTCCTGGTGAAATTCATGGGGAAACGCACACTGACGTTGGGTTATGCGATTGTCATCATCGATATTCTGCTGGCACCATTTACACCGTCTAACACCGCACGTACAGGTGGGACCGTTTTCCCGGTCATTAAAAACCTGCCGCCACTGTTTAAATCATTCCCGAACGATCCGTCTGCACGTCGTATTGGCGGTTATTTAATGTGGATGATGGTCATCAGTACCAGTCTGAGTTCCTCCATGTTTGTCACCGGTGCTGCACCGAACGTGCTGGGTCTGGAGTTTGTCAGCAAAATTGCCGGTATCCAGATTAGCTGGTTGCAGTGGTTCCTCTGCTTCCTGCCAGTTGGCGTTATCTTACTTATCATTGCGCCGTGGCTTTCCTATGTACTGTACAAACCGGAAGTCACTCATAGTGAAGAAGTGGCAACCTGGGCGGGTGACGAACTGAAAACAATGGGTCGCCTGACTCGCAGAGAGTGGACGCTGATTGGTCTTGTTCTGCTTAGTTTGGGTTTATGGGTATTTGGTAGTGAAGTCATTAACGCCACTGCTGTTGGCCTGCTGGCGGTTTCGCTGATGCTGGCGCTGCACGTTGTGCCGTGGAAAGACATTACCCGCTATAACAGCGCATGGAACACGCTGGTTAACCTGGCAACACTGGTTGTCATGGCTAATGGCCTGACCCGTTCTGGCTTTATCGACTGGTTTGCCAACACCATGAGTACGCACCTGGAAGGTTTCTCACCAAACGCGACAGTGATTGTACTGGTTCTGGTGTTCTACTTTGCGCACTACCTGTTTGCCAGCCTGTCTGCGCATACCGCAACCATGCTGCCGGTGATTCTGGCCGTCGGTAAAGGTATTCCGGGCGTACCGATGGAACAACTGTGTATCCTGCTGGTTCTGTCTATCGGTATCATGGGCTGCCTGACTCCATATGCAACTGGCCCAGGAGTTATTATTTACGGCTGCGGCTATGTGAAATCGAAAGATTACTGGCGTCTGGGTGCCATCTTCGGGGTCATTTACATCGCCATGTTGCTGTTGGTTGGCTGGCCAATTCTGGCAATGTGGAACTAA